GTTTGAATCATGCGCGGATAATGCATCAACACCGGCATGTGCAGCTCCAACATTTCCTTCAGCAGCTCACCGATGTTTTGGTCACTTTGCCGGGAAAAGTATTTGAGCATCCGCGCAGAAGCCTTCACTCTTGTTCCCCTGCCTTTTAAATGACCGAGCACCAGCCCGGCATCCACCCAGCAATTCATTAACTTCGCATCATACCCATATTTTCGAATGATGGCTTGCGGATCTTGCCATGTGGAGAGCTGTGTAAACAAGTCGAGCTCATATCCCACATACGCATGCCAAGTCGGCAAAAAAGACTCGTTTTTCTTCATCCATGTGCGCGCCTCCCACAGCCTCCTGTATCCTTTCAGCATCTAATCACCTCCCCGCATATATCTCCAAGGCCGTTCTTCCTCGTCATCAAAAAAATAGCTGTCTTGACGCGTCACTTCCGGCAAGAAACGGCCGGAGAGTGCGCCAGTTTGAACGAGACGGTCCGTGAGCGTATCCTTCCACATGCCAAGACCCGAAATATTGAGCATCTGTTTAAAATGCAGCCGCTGAATTTGTTCTATTCTTTTCAATATATGCGCTCTGGCTTTCCCAAATGGCAGCTGCCAATAAGAATAGGCCGTTGCCAGCTGATGGCTCAGCTTAGACAGATGCTCCGCCCGCGGCTTTCTCACCTGTTCGTACCACTTCAGGTGCTCCGGCTCCCAATGCCCTTGCTCATAAATCCAGCTGAGCAAATCTCCGAGTGATTCCGCATCCTGGATGGCTAAATTCATTCCTTCTCCTGCCATCGGATGCACACTGTGAGCGGCATCGCCCAGCAGCACGCAATTTCCGCTTACATAGAATTCTGCGTTATGGCGAATCGGGATCATCAGCTGAATATTCTTTCAAGAGTCAATCGATTGCACATAGTCCCCGATTTCTGGAAATAATTGATTATATACATCGTGAAAGGATTGTATGCCTTTTCTCTTCATCTCGCTTTATATTCTTCCGGCTTGATCAGCAGCACGGTTCTCACCCGGTACTCCGGCAAAGGAAACAAACCTAAGAAATAATGCCCTTGTACGATCATCTTAGCTTCTGTCAAAGTTTGTGGCCGCGGAAAGCTGACGGTTAAGGAATAATGATTGTACTTATTCTGCTTCAGTAGAATATCCAATTCTTCCCAAAACGGCGAAGAGATGCTTTCCGCCCCGATAAAAACATGGCGGAAACCACCTGCACTCCGGTTCTGCTTACTATGAAGAATGGCGGTCTCGTCTTTTTTACTGTGTTCTCCTCCTCTTGAAATCCGGCAAACGACGCCGGGCGCAAATAATGAAAATAAGGCAATCGCTTTGCCGCTTGCAAAATGATTTCTTTCAGCCTTTCGTGAGGAACCATTAAAGCGTAAATATAGGGGGGCTGAAGAATAATAGCGAAGGGGCATCTCCTTTAGCCGTTCTCCGCCCGCTTTCGCACACATAAGTTGTATGGCCTTTTTCCTTTAAAAGAAAATAATAAATAAAAAAGGTTCATCACCGCTTTGGCTGTAAATAACAAGGTCACATCTGTACTAAATCGTTTTCACTTGATTTCGTTTTTTTGCGCGGAACCCCTATTTTAATAAATGGTTCTGTTAATGTTTAATATTGTTTTTTAATCTAAAAAAATGGGAAACTCTGTTTTCTATGAGTTTCCCTTCCTACTTTACATAGGTATAATTCTATCAAATTAGTTTGATTTTTGATGGAAGCAATCTTCACATATGAAACTTCCTTCATTTTTTAAATACGCTTTTATTTCAGTCATCCCTTTACGCTTTGGATAACGCATTTTTATAAAAACAACCTCGTCACCTTTGATTTCTTTACCACATTTAGTACACTTAGGCTCTTCCCCAAACATTAATATCACCCCTAATTAAATTTTGCTTATATTCTTATTACGAATAAGTTTCATAAAAGTTCCTTTAAATGTTGAATGCCAAACACTATATGGTGAATTTTGAGAGATGCAAACTATCATAAGTTTCTATCGTCTCAAATACAAATGATGTTAATAGAAACTCTTTTATATTGTGTTTTGTACTTTCATTGCTTCGACTATCTATGAACAAAAACCAAGCAAGGTAATTATCAAGATATTTTGTAACCACACCCTTAAAACGGTCAATCCACTGCTTCATTCTTGAATGAAGACTATTGACGTTTTGGATATGATATAAGCCTTTAATAACGTGCTTACCATCATTTGATTTAATTCTATAACGTTCAATTCCTTTTTCTTTTGCATAGGTTTTATACGCTCTCCAAGCATCTGTTACAAGTACATTATCAGGGGAAAGTTTAGAGCCAATCATATTATCAACTTTTGTTTTCACAACTCTCCCCATACAGGCAACTTTGGAAACAGTTGCTTTCGTGCGGCCTCTGGCAACAAGAACGCATACCTGTTCGTGACTAATTCCTCTATACTTAGATTTTCCTCCACGCTTATCTTTTCCAGAGTATAGGAAATAGGCCTCGTCAACTTCGACAACACCTTCGAATTGCTCAAAATCCAGTTGTTTCAGAGCATTTAACAAATTGTGTCTCCAATAAAAAAGTGTAACCCTACGATTTCAGCAGATTTTCGCAAGGAGTAACCTTTAAAGATACAATCAATAAAAGTAATCCATTCGTCTCCTTTTCGAGTACGGTACAAGACAGTATTTGTTGTGTCCGTAAAGGTTTTATTACAGCATTTGCACCGATAGCGTTGACGATCATGATACTTTCCGAATCTAACAATATGTTCGGATGAACAATGAGGGCATTCAACCCCTTCTTTAAAACAGGTTTCTCGCATTTTACAGATTAAACGACCACTCACAGAGGAAGAAGGCTGAACATAGTGTTTAACCCATTGATACACTTGTTCTTTTTGCGTATACGGTAACTTATCTATGTGTCTTAATAGGTTGTTGAACACTTTACTCATATTTCTAACCTCCTAAATGTTTGTTCTTACAATGATTATACAAACATTTTGGGCTGTTTTTAAATATCAACAATCACCTTTAACAGAACCTAATAAATAAAGAATCAATCCATATAATCAGCGTTTATGAATGTTGGATGTTACTCGGCAAGGGCTTACTAGACAGCCCCTGTTCAAAATAAACAACAAAGGCCCAATGCTTGATTTGAATACTTGAATGGGGTGTTAGAAGAGGCGAGGTGTATGCGAGCAATTGTTTCCTTTGCGAATGGAAGGGTATGGTGAATAAAAGTCACCATTCAAGGAGGGATATTCTTGGCGAACAATCGAGAAATTTTGCTGGTGAAAAGACCGAGAAAAGAGCCGGCTAGCGATCACTT
The Bacillus xiapuensis DNA segment above includes these coding regions:
- a CDS encoding Fe3+ hydroxamate ABC transporter substrate-binding protein, whose protein sequence is MFGEEPKCTKCGKEIKGDEVVFIKMRYPKRKGMTEIKAYLKNEGSFICEDCFHQKSN
- a CDS encoding FAD-dependent oxidoreductase, with protein sequence MIPIRHNAEFYVSGNCVLLGDAAHSVHPMAGEGMNLAIQDAESLGDLLSWIYEQGHWEPEHLKWYEQVRKPRAEHLSKLSHQLATAYSYWQLPFGKARAHILKRIEQIQRLHFKQMLNISGLGMWKDTLTDRLVQTGALSGRFLPEVTRQDSYFFDDEEERPWRYMRGGD